Proteins encoded by one window of Tunturibacter psychrotolerans:
- the asnS gene encoding asparagine--tRNA ligase encodes MSEFATAAAPLATIASLSQHEGQTITLRGWLYNLRASGKLLFPIFRDGTGTIQGIVPKAAVSEEVFETLKNLTLESSLTVTGKVRADSRAPSGYELDVESIEVLQRVPEDTPFPITLKEHGVDFLMEHRHLWLRTPRQSAILRVRATIMRAAAEHFDTNGFIRTDPPILTPNACEGTSELFEMDYFDDDKAYLTQSGQLYIEATALALGKVYSFGPTFRAEKSKTRRHLTEFWMIEPEVAFLELDGLMNLAEGFITHIVTRVLESHRTDLKVIGKDIAKLEAVVGTFPRLSYDEAHAMLDEAHKAGKIEAPHKYGDDFGSPDETYISSQFDKPVMIHRYPAAFKAFYMQPDPLDPTKALCVDVLAPEGYGEIIGGSQRIDSYDLLKSRIEEHHLPLDAFQWYLDLRKYGSVPHAGFGMGIERAVAWICGLDHVRETIPFARTLNRIYP; translated from the coding sequence ATGTCAGAATTCGCAACTGCCGCCGCCCCCCTCGCCACAATCGCCTCCCTGTCCCAGCACGAAGGCCAGACCATCACCCTCCGCGGCTGGCTCTACAACCTCCGCGCCTCGGGCAAGCTCCTCTTTCCCATCTTCCGCGACGGCACCGGCACCATCCAGGGCATCGTCCCCAAAGCCGCCGTCTCCGAAGAGGTCTTCGAAACCCTTAAGAACCTCACCCTCGAATCCTCTCTCACCGTCACCGGCAAAGTCCGCGCCGACTCCCGCGCTCCCTCCGGCTACGAGCTCGACGTCGAAAGCATCGAAGTCCTCCAGCGCGTCCCCGAAGACACTCCCTTCCCCATCACCCTCAAAGAGCACGGCGTCGACTTCCTCATGGAGCACCGCCACCTCTGGCTCCGCACCCCGCGCCAGTCCGCCATCCTCCGCGTCCGCGCCACCATCATGCGCGCCGCAGCCGAGCACTTTGACACCAACGGCTTCATCCGCACCGACCCACCCATCCTCACCCCCAACGCCTGCGAAGGCACCTCCGAGCTCTTCGAGATGGACTACTTCGACGACGACAAGGCCTACCTCACCCAGTCCGGCCAGCTCTACATCGAAGCCACGGCCCTCGCACTCGGCAAGGTTTACAGCTTCGGCCCCACCTTCCGTGCTGAAAAATCCAAAACCCGCCGCCACCTCACCGAGTTCTGGATGATCGAACCCGAGGTCGCCTTCCTCGAGCTCGACGGCCTCATGAACCTCGCCGAAGGTTTCATCACCCACATCGTCACTCGCGTTCTCGAGTCGCACCGCACCGACCTCAAGGTCATCGGCAAAGACATCGCCAAGCTCGAAGCCGTCGTCGGCACCTTCCCCCGCCTAAGCTACGACGAAGCCCACGCCATGCTCGATGAAGCCCACAAAGCCGGCAAGATCGAAGCTCCTCACAAATACGGCGACGACTTCGGCAGCCCCGACGAGACCTACATCTCCAGCCAGTTCGATAAGCCCGTCATGATTCATCGCTATCCCGCCGCCTTCAAGGCCTTCTACATGCAGCCCGACCCGCTCGACCCCACCAAGGCTCTCTGCGTCGACGTCCTCGCCCCCGAGGGCTACGGCGAAATCATCGGCGGCTCCCAGCGCATCGACAGCTACGACCTTCTCAAGTCCCGCATCGAAGAGCACCACCTCCCGCTCGACGCCTTCCAGTGGTACCTCGACCTGCGCAAATACGGCAGCGTCCCCCACGCCGGCTTCGGTATGGGCATCGAGCGCGCCGTAGCCTGGATCTGCGGCCTCGACCACGTCCGCGAAACCATCCCCTTCGCCCGCACGCTGAACAGGATTTATCCGTGA
- a CDS encoding Bax inhibitor-1/YccA family protein: MALNDYNTNTYTGIIDVPREETSSLLAKVLAITSFGFFVTALGVATAPPWGTFVGFIVVLGLVFAINFTRKANPAVALGLFLTLTYFMGWEIGPLIQRYIHNFGSGIVFNAAATTGAGMAVMGCVAYLFNINYRRIAGIGFAALLLLIIAGIASMFFHFLSPDTYSWLTLGIFGLLTVGDFARIRAGGDGRSAVSLSLSIYLDAINIFLAVLQLMGGRRRN; encoded by the coding sequence ATGGCATTGAACGACTACAACACGAACACCTATACCGGCATCATCGATGTCCCCCGCGAGGAGACGTCCTCCCTGCTTGCCAAGGTGCTTGCCATCACCTCGTTCGGCTTTTTCGTCACCGCCCTCGGCGTCGCTACTGCGCCGCCCTGGGGCACGTTCGTCGGCTTCATCGTCGTTCTGGGCCTCGTATTCGCCATCAACTTCACCCGTAAGGCGAATCCTGCCGTCGCGCTCGGACTCTTCCTCACCCTCACCTACTTCATGGGCTGGGAGATCGGTCCCCTCATCCAGCGCTACATCCACAACTTCGGCTCCGGCATCGTCTTCAATGCCGCCGCCACCACTGGCGCTGGCATGGCCGTCATGGGCTGCGTCGCGTATCTCTTCAACATCAACTACCGCCGCATCGCCGGCATCGGCTTCGCCGCGCTTCTTCTGCTGATCATCGCTGGAATCGCCAGCATGTTCTTCCACTTCCTCTCGCCGGACACCTACTCCTGGCTGACGCTCGGTATCTTCGGTCTGCTTACCGTAGGCGACTTCGCCCGCATCCGCGCTGGCGGAGACGGCCGCTCCGCCGTTTCGCTCTCCCTCTCCATCTATCTCGACGCGATCAACATCTTCCTCGCTGTTCTTCAACTCATGGGTGGCCGCCGCAGGAACTAA
- a CDS encoding DNA topoisomerase IB codes for MPRKKRLEIVIDPAESAKAAGLRYVTDTKPGIQRKPWRKSFRYLDPSGVAVRDEETLGRIKSLVIPPAWTEVWICPNPKGHLQVTGRDARGRKQSRYHPRWREVRDETKYERMMIFGAALPIIRERVEHDLSLPNLPRPKVLATIIRLMETTLIRVGNEEYARQNHSYGLTTMRNKHVEIDGSTVTFNFQGKSGVKHTVDITDRRIAKIVQRCQDIPGYELFQYVDKDGTQHSIDSADVNEYLREISGQDFTAKDFRTWAGSVLACEMLREFEAFDSETQAKRNVVQAIKSVAARLGNTPSVCRKCYVHPAVLDSYISGAMLETVKRRVQDKGSQSPDLQHQEIALLNLLRRQVDLAVA; via the coding sequence ATGCCGCGAAAGAAACGCTTAGAAATAGTCATTGATCCTGCCGAGTCCGCAAAAGCCGCCGGGTTGCGTTATGTCACCGACACGAAACCCGGCATCCAACGTAAGCCGTGGCGCAAGAGCTTTCGCTACCTCGATCCGAGCGGAGTCGCAGTCCGCGACGAAGAGACACTGGGGCGGATCAAGTCTCTTGTCATCCCTCCAGCCTGGACCGAAGTCTGGATCTGTCCAAACCCTAAGGGCCACCTTCAAGTCACAGGCCGAGATGCACGAGGCAGAAAGCAGAGCCGCTATCATCCGCGCTGGCGCGAGGTGCGCGACGAGACCAAGTACGAGCGGATGATGATCTTTGGCGCAGCTCTGCCGATCATCCGCGAGCGCGTCGAGCATGATCTCTCGCTTCCCAATCTGCCTCGCCCCAAAGTCCTCGCAACCATCATTCGCCTCATGGAAACCACACTCATCCGCGTCGGCAACGAGGAGTACGCACGTCAAAATCACTCCTACGGACTCACGACGATGCGGAACAAACACGTCGAGATAGACGGTTCTACCGTAACCTTCAACTTCCAGGGCAAAAGCGGAGTCAAACATACAGTCGACATCACCGACCGGCGCATCGCCAAGATTGTGCAACGCTGCCAGGACATCCCCGGCTACGAGCTCTTCCAGTACGTCGACAAGGATGGCACCCAGCACTCGATCGACTCCGCCGACGTCAACGAATACCTCCGCGAGATCTCAGGACAGGACTTCACCGCAAAGGACTTTCGCACCTGGGCCGGATCCGTTCTCGCCTGCGAGATGCTGCGCGAGTTCGAAGCATTCGACTCCGAGACGCAGGCCAAACGGAATGTAGTGCAGGCGATAAAATCGGTAGCCGCACGCCTGGGAAACACCCCGTCGGTCTGCAGAAAATGCTACGTGCACCCTGCCGTTCTCGACTCATACATAAGCGGCGCCATGCTCGAAACAGTTAAACGCCGCGTGCAGGACAAGGGTTCGCAATCGCCTGATTTACAACACCAAGAGATCGCTCTTCTGAATCTGCTGCGCCGCCAAGTGGACTTGGCAGTCGCCTAG